The following are encoded together in the Mycolicibacterium arabiense genome:
- a CDS encoding ferredoxin reductase, with translation MAKNTIKVSAKVADTVRPEIAGAKERPGWHAVRRIVQRITTPLLPDDYLQLANPLWSARELRGRVLEVRRETSDSATLVIKPGWGFSFDYQPGQYIGIGVLVDGRWRWRSYSLTSSPVYGTTYGRGERNIAITVKAMPEGFLSAHLVDGIAAGTIVRLQAPQGNFVMPDPAPASVLFLTAGSGVTPVMSMLRTLVRRGQIGGAGHIVHVHSAPSASEVMFADELARLAEEREGYRLHLRATRTEGRLDLSRLDEVVPDWRDRQVWACGPEGMLDDADRIWSEAGLKDNLHLERFAAKRAGAHGAGGTVTFERAGKTVTADGATSLMDAGESAGIQMPFGCRMGICQSCVVGLVDGYVCDLRTGDEHEPGSRIQTCVSAASGDCTLDV, from the coding sequence ATGGCCAAGAACACCATCAAGGTATCGGCCAAGGTCGCCGATACCGTACGCCCAGAGATCGCGGGGGCCAAGGAACGGCCCGGCTGGCATGCAGTCCGCCGAATCGTCCAGCGCATCACCACCCCGTTGCTGCCCGACGACTACCTGCAGCTGGCCAACCCGCTGTGGTCGGCGCGCGAACTGCGCGGCCGGGTACTCGAGGTGCGGCGCGAGACCTCCGATTCAGCGACCCTGGTCATCAAGCCGGGCTGGGGCTTCTCCTTCGACTACCAACCGGGTCAGTACATCGGCATCGGCGTGCTCGTCGACGGACGCTGGCGGTGGCGGTCGTACTCGCTGACGTCGAGCCCGGTGTACGGGACGACATATGGCAGGGGCGAGCGCAACATCGCCATCACCGTCAAGGCCATGCCGGAGGGCTTCCTCTCGGCGCACCTGGTCGACGGCATCGCCGCGGGCACGATCGTGCGCCTGCAGGCACCGCAGGGCAACTTCGTCATGCCGGACCCGGCACCCGCATCGGTACTGTTCCTCACCGCTGGTTCCGGCGTCACCCCAGTGATGTCGATGCTGCGCACGCTGGTGCGTCGCGGGCAGATCGGCGGAGCCGGCCACATCGTCCACGTGCACTCGGCACCGTCGGCGTCGGAGGTCATGTTCGCCGATGAACTCGCCCGCCTGGCCGAGGAGCGCGAGGGATACCGGCTCCATCTGCGCGCCACGCGCACCGAGGGTCGCCTCGATCTGTCCCGGCTCGACGAAGTGGTACCGGACTGGCGCGACCGGCAGGTCTGGGCGTGCGGTCCCGAGGGCATGCTCGACGACGCCGACCGCATCTGGAGTGAGGCGGGCCTGAAGGACAACCTGCACCTCGAGCGTTTTGCCGCGAAGAGGGCAGGCGCGCACGGTGCCGGCGGCACCGTCACGTTCGAACGCGCAGGGAAGACCGTGACGGCGGACGGCGCGACGTCGCTCATGGACGCCGGGGAGAGCGCCGGCATCCAGATGCCCTTCGGCTGCCGAATGGGTATATGTCAATCGTGCGTGGTCGGGTTGGTCGACGGTTACGTATGTGACCTGCGCACCGGCGACGAGCACGAGCCGGGCAGCCGGATTCAGACCTGCGTGTCGGCCGCGTCGGGCGACTGCACGCTCGACGTCTGA
- a CDS encoding DUF6912 family protein — translation MRVYVPVTLAMLAGLVADHTLHARSGTAFAVTPTLRESYAEGDDDELAEVALREAAMASLRLLAAEGEVEGFPRRRAVLVADVDEVTARPDLDDAVVRLGGPLALTDVVAAFVDNAGAEAAVAAAVDVVDDADLGDEDAELTVGDAQDHDLAWYAAQELPFLLELL, via the coding sequence GTGCGCGTCTACGTTCCGGTGACCCTGGCCATGCTCGCCGGACTGGTCGCGGACCACACGTTGCACGCCCGCAGCGGCACGGCGTTCGCGGTGACGCCAACGCTGCGCGAGTCCTACGCCGAAGGTGACGACGACGAACTCGCCGAGGTCGCGCTGCGCGAGGCGGCGATGGCGTCGCTCCGGCTGCTCGCCGCCGAAGGCGAGGTCGAGGGCTTCCCGCGGCGCCGTGCGGTGCTGGTCGCGGACGTCGACGAGGTGACTGCGCGACCGGATCTGGACGACGCCGTGGTGCGCCTTGGCGGGCCGTTGGCGCTGACCGACGTGGTCGCTGCCTTCGTCGACAACGCCGGTGCGGAGGCTGCGGTGGCCGCGGCCGTCGACGTCGTCGACGATGCCGACCTGGGGGACGAGGACGCGGAGCTGACCGTCGGCGACGCGCAGGATCACGACCTGGCCTGGTATGCCGCTCAAGAGCTGCCATTCCTGCTCGAACTGCTCTGA
- a CDS encoding WS/DGAT/MGAT family O-acyltransferase produces MVTRLSAADASFYHLENTSTPMYVGTLSILRKPRNGLSYETLLATVERRLPQIPRYRQKVREVTFGLARPVWIDDRDFDITYHIRRSALPSPGSDAQLHDLVARLGSRPLDRSRPLWEMYLVEGLAKNRIAIYTKSHQALVNGMTALEIGHVIADRTQKSPEFGEDIWIPAREPSDRQLLLGAALEWIARPGAQLSAARNAVTEVVTNTSQAVETARRFADVARTVARGTAPSSPLNTTVSRNRRFTVASHDLDDYRTLRARYDCDVNDVVLAVVAGALRNWLMSRGEPVTSSSTVRAMAPMSVYPDGELDAAGPGQAISEVSPFLVDLPVGEGNAVVRLSQIAHATESASTAASLVDARTIVTLSGFAPPTLHAMGIRVATSFSARLFNLLITNVPGAQKQMYVAGTKLQETYAVPPLLHNQALAIGVTSYNGMLYFGINADRDGMSDVDVMPSLLRESLDELLDSAR; encoded by the coding sequence ATGGTGACTCGGCTGTCAGCAGCTGACGCGTCGTTCTACCACCTCGAGAACACCTCCACGCCGATGTACGTGGGGACGCTGTCCATCCTGCGCAAGCCGCGCAACGGGCTGAGCTACGAGACCCTGCTCGCCACCGTGGAGCGGCGGCTGCCGCAGATCCCGCGCTACCGGCAGAAGGTGCGCGAGGTGACGTTCGGCCTGGCCCGGCCGGTGTGGATCGACGACCGCGACTTCGACATCACCTATCACATCCGGCGCTCGGCGCTGCCGTCCCCGGGCAGCGACGCCCAGCTGCACGACCTGGTCGCCCGGCTCGGGTCCCGGCCGCTCGACAGGTCGCGGCCGCTGTGGGAGATGTACCTCGTCGAGGGGCTAGCCAAGAACCGCATCGCGATCTACACCAAGTCGCATCAGGCCTTGGTGAACGGGATGACGGCGCTGGAGATCGGCCACGTCATCGCCGACCGCACGCAGAAGAGCCCCGAATTCGGCGAGGACATCTGGATCCCCGCCCGCGAACCCAGCGACAGGCAACTGCTGCTCGGCGCGGCGCTCGAGTGGATCGCGCGCCCCGGTGCCCAGCTGTCGGCCGCCCGCAATGCGGTGACCGAGGTCGTGACCAACACGTCGCAGGCGGTCGAGACCGCGCGCCGGTTCGCCGACGTCGCCCGGACCGTCGCCAGGGGCACGGCGCCGAGCAGCCCGCTCAACACCACGGTGTCGCGCAACCGCAGGTTCACCGTGGCGTCCCACGACCTCGACGACTACCGCACGCTTCGGGCGCGCTACGACTGCGACGTGAACGACGTGGTGCTGGCCGTCGTGGCGGGCGCGCTGCGGAACTGGCTGATGTCGCGCGGCGAACCGGTCACCTCGTCGTCCACGGTGCGTGCCATGGCCCCGATGTCGGTGTATCCGGACGGGGAACTCGACGCTGCCGGGCCGGGGCAGGCGATCAGCGAGGTGTCGCCGTTCCTGGTGGACCTGCCCGTCGGCGAGGGCAACGCCGTGGTGCGGCTGTCGCAGATCGCCCATGCGACCGAGTCGGCGTCGACGGCCGCGAGCCTGGTGGACGCCCGAACCATCGTCACGCTGTCGGGGTTCGCGCCACCGACGTTGCACGCCATGGGCATTCGAGTCGCGACCAGCTTCTCGGCGCGCCTGTTCAATCTGTTGATCACCAACGTTCCCGGCGCGCAGAAGCAGATGTACGTGGCGGGCACCAAGCTGCAGGAGACGTACGCGGTACCCCCGCTGCTGCACAACCAGGCGCTGGCGATCGGCGTCACGTCCTACAACGGCATGCTCTACTTCGGCATCAATGCCGACCGGGACGGCATGAGCGACGTCGACGTGATGCCGAGCCTGTTGCGCGAATCACTGGACGAATTGCTGGATTCCGCGCGCTGA
- a CDS encoding Rv3235 family protein yields the protein MSASPIATARQSLTAPVIDYEPPPVGTTAPCPMPTSTAMHRRTPRPMTPATRPRREAPVPRAAAVFADAALRRVLEVVDRRRPVGQLRAMLRPNLVDAVSVLTRTPSPEGAAALKRVRLRAVSGCPGEPSAAEVFATYTRGKRVRAVAGRVEVVGGRWQVVALQIG from the coding sequence ATGAGCGCATCACCCATCGCCACTGCACGTCAGAGCCTCACCGCGCCGGTCATCGACTACGAGCCGCCGCCGGTCGGCACCACCGCGCCCTGCCCGATGCCGACGTCGACCGCGATGCACCGGCGTACCCCGCGGCCCATGACGCCTGCGACGAGGCCTCGGCGCGAGGCACCCGTTCCGCGGGCGGCCGCGGTGTTCGCCGATGCAGCGCTGCGCCGCGTGCTCGAGGTGGTCGACCGGCGTCGACCCGTCGGCCAGTTGCGCGCGATGCTGCGGCCGAACCTGGTCGACGCGGTGTCCGTGCTGACGCGCACCCCGTCTCCCGAAGGCGCAGCCGCACTCAAGCGCGTACGGCTGCGCGCGGTGTCCGGGTGCCCCGGAGAGCCGAGCGCGGCAGAGGTGTTCGCCACCTACACCAGGGGCAAGCGCGTGCGAGCGGTCGCCGGCCGCGTCGAAGTCGTCGGCGGCCGCTGGCAGGTGGTGGCGCTGCAGATCGGCTAG
- the secA gene encoding preprotein translocase subunit SecA: protein MLTRLLRIGEGRMVKRLKKVADYVNSLADDTEKLSDAELRAKTDEFKKRIADGESLDDLLPEAFAVAREAAWRVLGQRPFDVQIMGGAALHFGNVAEMKTGEGKTLTSVLPAYLNALSGKGVHIVTVNDYLAKRDRESMGRIHRFLGLDVGVILSQMTPDERRVAYAADITYGTNNEFGFDYLRDNMAHSTADMVQRGHNFAVVDEVDSILIDEARTPLIISGPADGASNWYLEFARLAPLMEKDKHYEVDIRKRTIGVHEIGVEFVEDQLGIDNLYEAANSPLVSYLNNAIKAKELFQRDKDYIVRNGEVLIVDEFTGRVLLGRRYNEGMHQAIEAKEHVEIKAENQTLATITLQNYFRLYDRLSGMTGTAQTEAAELHEIYGLGVVSIPTNKPMIRADQSDLIYKTEEAKYIAVVDDVSERYEKGQPVLIGTTSVERSEYLSKQFTKRRIPHNVLNAKFHEQEAGIIAEAGRRAAITVATNMAGRGTDIVLGGNPDYLADKRLRDRGLDPVETPEDYEAAWDQTIADVKAEVAKEAEEVIAAGGLYVLGTERHESRRIDNQLRGRSGRQGDPGESRFYLSLGDELMRRFNGETLESLLNRLNLPDDVPIEAKMVSRAIKSAQTQVEQQNFEIRKQVLKYDEVMNQQRKVIYAERRMILEGEDVQAEARKMLVDVVTAYVDGATAEGYSEDWDLEALWTALKLLYPVGIDHHDLIDGDAVGEPGELTREELLEALIADAERAYAEREAQLVEIGGPDAMRYLERSVLLSTIDRKWREHLYEMDYLKEGIGLRAMAQRDPLVEYQREGYDMFMAMLDGLKEDAVGLLFNAQVQAAADPASQVAPVAAPANLAQFAKDAAAKAQASGGGVATKEAPQEPAPALRVKGIDDDETRRPMTYVGPSEDGSAEVQRQGGAGGRHSAGSNGGTRKERREAARKQNRGGPKARRG, encoded by the coding sequence GTGCTGACGAGATTGCTCCGAATTGGCGAAGGCCGCATGGTCAAGCGCCTCAAGAAGGTCGCCGACTACGTCAACTCGTTGGCCGACGACACGGAGAAGCTCTCCGACGCCGAACTGCGCGCGAAGACCGACGAGTTCAAGAAGCGCATCGCCGACGGCGAGTCGCTCGACGACCTGCTGCCCGAGGCATTCGCGGTGGCCCGCGAGGCCGCGTGGCGCGTGCTGGGTCAGCGGCCCTTCGACGTGCAGATCATGGGTGGTGCCGCGCTGCACTTCGGCAACGTCGCGGAGATGAAGACCGGTGAGGGCAAGACCCTGACCAGCGTGCTGCCCGCCTACCTCAACGCGTTGAGCGGCAAGGGCGTCCACATCGTCACCGTCAACGACTACCTGGCCAAGCGCGACCGCGAGTCGATGGGCCGCATCCACCGCTTCCTCGGGCTCGACGTCGGCGTCATCCTGTCGCAGATGACGCCCGACGAGCGCCGCGTCGCCTACGCCGCGGACATCACCTACGGCACGAACAACGAATTCGGCTTCGACTACCTGCGCGACAACATGGCGCACTCGACCGCCGACATGGTGCAGCGTGGCCACAACTTCGCGGTCGTCGACGAGGTCGACTCGATCCTCATCGACGAGGCCCGTACACCGCTGATCATCTCCGGACCCGCCGACGGCGCGTCGAACTGGTACCTCGAGTTCGCCCGTCTCGCTCCGCTGATGGAGAAGGACAAGCACTACGAGGTCGACATCCGCAAGCGCACCATCGGCGTGCACGAGATCGGCGTCGAGTTCGTCGAGGATCAGCTCGGCATCGACAACCTCTACGAGGCTGCCAACTCGCCGCTGGTGAGCTACCTGAACAACGCCATCAAGGCCAAGGAACTGTTCCAGCGCGACAAGGACTACATCGTCCGCAACGGCGAGGTCCTGATCGTCGACGAGTTCACCGGCCGCGTGCTGCTGGGCCGCCGCTACAACGAGGGCATGCATCAGGCCATCGAGGCCAAGGAGCACGTCGAGATCAAGGCGGAGAACCAGACCCTCGCCACGATCACCCTGCAGAACTACTTCCGCCTCTACGACCGGCTCTCCGGTATGACCGGCACCGCGCAGACCGAGGCCGCCGAGCTGCACGAGATCTACGGCCTCGGCGTGGTCAGCATCCCGACCAACAAGCCGATGATCCGCGCCGACCAGTCCGACCTGATCTACAAGACCGAGGAAGCCAAGTACATCGCGGTCGTCGACGACGTCAGCGAGCGCTACGAGAAGGGCCAGCCGGTCTTGATCGGCACGACGAGCGTCGAACGCTCGGAGTACCTGTCCAAGCAGTTCACCAAGCGCCGCATCCCGCACAACGTGCTGAACGCCAAGTTCCACGAGCAGGAGGCCGGCATCATCGCCGAGGCCGGCAGGCGCGCGGCGATCACCGTCGCGACGAACATGGCCGGTCGCGGTACCGACATCGTGCTCGGTGGCAACCCGGACTACCTCGCCGACAAGCGGCTGCGCGACCGCGGGCTCGATCCCGTCGAGACGCCCGAGGACTACGAAGCCGCGTGGGATCAGACGATCGCCGACGTCAAGGCCGAGGTGGCGAAGGAGGCCGAGGAGGTCATCGCCGCAGGCGGCCTCTACGTGCTGGGCACCGAGCGTCACGAATCGCGCCGCATCGACAATCAGCTGCGCGGCCGCTCCGGCCGTCAGGGCGACCCGGGCGAATCCCGCTTCTACCTGTCACTGGGCGACGAACTCATGCGTCGCTTCAACGGCGAGACGCTGGAGTCCCTGCTCAACCGGTTGAACCTGCCTGACGACGTGCCCATCGAGGCCAAGATGGTGTCCCGCGCGATCAAGAGCGCGCAGACCCAGGTCGAGCAGCAGAACTTCGAGATCCGCAAGCAGGTGCTCAAGTACGACGAGGTGATGAACCAGCAGCGCAAGGTGATCTACGCCGAGCGCCGCATGATCCTCGAGGGCGAAGACGTGCAGGCCGAGGCGCGCAAGATGCTCGTCGACGTCGTCACCGCCTACGTCGACGGGGCCACGGCCGAGGGCTACTCGGAGGACTGGGACCTCGAGGCGCTGTGGACGGCGCTCAAGCTGCTCTACCCGGTCGGCATCGACCACCACGACCTGATCGACGGCGACGCCGTCGGCGAGCCCGGCGAACTGACCCGCGAGGAGCTGCTCGAGGCGTTGATCGCCGACGCCGAGCGGGCCTACGCCGAGCGCGAGGCGCAGCTCGTCGAGATCGGCGGCCCGGACGCCATGCGGTACCTGGAGCGCAGCGTCCTGCTGTCCACCATCGACCGCAAGTGGCGCGAACACCTCTACGAGATGGATTACCTCAAGGAGGGCATCGGGCTGCGCGCCATGGCGCAACGCGATCCGCTGGTCGAGTACCAGCGCGAGGGCTACGACATGTTCATGGCGATGCTCGACGGCCTCAAGGAGGACGCGGTCGGCCTGCTGTTCAACGCACAGGTGCAGGCGGCTGCGGACCCGGCCAGCCAGGTCGCCCCGGTCGCCGCGCCTGCCAACCTGGCGCAGTTCGCCAAGGACGCCGCGGCGAAGGCGCAGGCCTCCGGCGGCGGAGTCGCGACCAAGGAGGCTCCGCAGGAGCCGGCCCCTGCACTGCGGGTCAAGGGCATCGACGACGACGAAACACGCCGGCCCATGACCTACGTCGGACCGTCCGAGGACGGCTCGGCCGAGGTGCAGCGCCAGGGTGGCGCCGGCGGCAGGCACTCCGCAGGGTCGAACGGCGGCACCCGCAAGGAGCGTCGCGAGGCTGCGCGCAAGCAGAACCGTGGCGGTCCCAAGGCTCGCCGCGGCTGA
- the hpf gene encoding ribosome hibernation-promoting factor, HPF/YfiA family — protein sequence MSTKSVQPDQSTMVVDEDRPAAPSAEVVVKGRNVEIPDHFRTYVSEKLARLERFDRTIHLFDVELDHERNRRQRKNCQHVEITARGRGPVVRGEACADSFYAALEGAVCKLENRLRRSKDRRKIHYGDKTPVSVAEATKVVDPDAFLPPVPATEETADQNGAVTEHEPGHIVRTKEHPANPMTVDDALYEMELVGHDFFLFHDKESDRPSVVYRRHAYDYGLIRLS from the coding sequence ATGTCAACAAAATCCGTGCAACCCGATCAGTCGACCATGGTCGTCGACGAGGACCGGCCAGCAGCGCCAAGCGCCGAGGTGGTCGTCAAGGGCCGCAACGTCGAAATCCCCGACCACTTCCGCACCTACGTCTCCGAGAAGCTGGCTCGCCTCGAGCGCTTCGATCGCACCATCCACCTCTTCGACGTCGAACTCGATCACGAGCGCAACCGTCGTCAACGCAAGAACTGCCAACACGTCGAGATCACCGCGCGAGGCCGCGGCCCGGTAGTCCGTGGCGAGGCATGCGCCGACAGCTTCTACGCCGCCCTCGAGGGTGCCGTCTGCAAACTCGAGAACCGGCTCCGTCGCAGCAAGGACCGACGCAAGATCCACTACGGCGACAAGACGCCGGTGTCGGTGGCCGAGGCGACCAAGGTCGTCGACCCCGATGCATTCCTTCCTCCCGTTCCCGCCACGGAGGAGACCGCCGACCAGAACGGCGCGGTCACCGAACACGAACCCGGTCACATCGTGCGGACCAAGGAACACCCCGCCAACCCGATGACCGTCGACGACGCCCTCTACGAGATGGAACTCGTGGGTCACGACTTCTTCCTGTTCCACGACAAGGAGAGCGACCGGCCAAGCGTCGTCTACCGACGGCACGCCTACGACTACGGGCTGATCAGACTGTCCTGA
- a CDS encoding ComF family protein: MADLVLPLECGGCGAPGVRWCGPCSDALVTRAAEPLLVLPRLDPGVPVFVLGRYAGARRQAIVAVKERGRADLVGPLGNALGIGLGRLVTWGVVPGGPVLVPAPTRATSARRRGGDPVARMAKLAAGPDGVVVDALRLRAFTKDSVGLSAAERQRNVAGRVRLRRPVEGEVVLIDDVVTTGATAAESVRVLQTAGARVAAVVAIAHA, from the coding sequence CTGGCCGATCTCGTCCTCCCGCTCGAATGCGGCGGCTGCGGCGCACCTGGTGTCCGGTGGTGCGGGCCCTGCTCGGACGCGTTGGTGACCAGGGCCGCCGAGCCGTTGCTGGTCTTGCCGCGACTGGACCCCGGCGTGCCGGTGTTCGTGCTCGGCCGCTACGCGGGCGCCCGCAGGCAGGCCATCGTCGCGGTCAAGGAACGGGGACGCGCCGACCTCGTCGGTCCGCTGGGCAACGCGCTGGGGATCGGCCTGGGCAGGTTGGTGACCTGGGGCGTGGTGCCGGGCGGGCCGGTGCTGGTGCCCGCACCGACCCGCGCGACGTCTGCCCGTCGGCGCGGCGGCGACCCGGTGGCACGCATGGCCAAGCTCGCGGCGGGTCCCGACGGCGTGGTCGTCGACGCGCTGCGTCTGCGCGCGTTCACCAAGGACTCGGTCGGCTTGTCCGCCGCGGAGCGGCAACGCAACGTCGCGGGTCGGGTCCGGCTGCGACGGCCCGTCGAGGGCGAGGTGGTCCTGATCGACGACGTCGTGACGACCGGTGCCACCGCAGCCGAATCCGTCCGCGTCCTGCAAACAGCAGGCGCGCGCGTTGCCGCGGTCGTCGCGATCGCCCACGCCTGA
- a CDS encoding SDR family NAD(P)-dependent oxidoreductase, with product MTEDDGGRTALVIGGASGIGWASAKALAAEGYRVLVADLDADGASARAAELGEPHASAAVNVIDEDSVTALFEAAGPLDVVVTTAGFSNVSLIVDMPVDQFRSVVDVCLTGSLIVAKHAGRNLRDGGTLLWISSLNGRQPAAGMSAYCSAKAGLSMLTQVAAMELSARGIRVNAVAPGFVRTPLTEGAALVPGVVEDYVENTVLGRAGTPEDIADAVVFLCSEKASWITGEVLDINGGAHMKRYPDLMGHVNRLMGTA from the coding sequence GTGACTGAAGACGACGGCGGGCGGACGGCACTCGTCATCGGGGGCGCGTCGGGCATCGGCTGGGCCTCGGCGAAGGCCTTGGCGGCCGAGGGCTACCGGGTGCTGGTCGCCGACCTCGACGCCGACGGCGCGTCGGCGCGGGCCGCCGAACTCGGTGAGCCGCACGCGTCGGCTGCCGTGAACGTCATCGACGAGGACTCGGTCACCGCACTGTTCGAGGCGGCGGGCCCGCTCGACGTCGTGGTCACCACGGCGGGCTTCAGCAACGTCAGCCTCATCGTCGACATGCCCGTGGACCAGTTCCGCTCCGTCGTCGACGTCTGCCTGACGGGTTCGCTGATCGTCGCCAAGCACGCGGGCCGCAATCTACGCGACGGCGGTACGCTGCTGTGGATCTCGTCGCTCAACGGCCGTCAGCCAGCGGCAGGGATGAGCGCCTACTGCTCGGCCAAGGCGGGACTGTCGATGCTCACCCAGGTGGCCGCCATGGAACTGTCGGCGCGAGGGATCCGGGTCAACGCCGTCGCCCCGGGCTTCGTCCGCACCCCGCTCACCGAGGGTGCGGCGCTCGTGCCCGGCGTCGTCGAGGACTACGTCGAGAACACCGTGCTCGGCCGGGCGGGCACGCCCGAGGACATCGCCGACGCCGTGGTGTTCCTCTGCTCGGAGAAGGCCTCGTGGATCACCGGCGAGGTGCTCGACATCAACGGTGGCGCCCACATGAAGCGGTACCCCGACCTGATGGGTCACGTGAACCGGCTGATGGGCACGGCGTGA